ACGCCGGGCACACGGCGGGGCAATCTCGCATCGGACCATCACCCGTTTGGGCGATATGCGCGCCATGGGAGCGGGCGTACCTTTTCAGGGAGGCGCACTGTAGAGACGGCCACCCGGAGATTCGCATGTCCAAGCACCCCAAGACGCGCAATAGGGACCGCACCCGCAGGGGCGGCGCAGGCATTACGCGCCCCGACGCACCAGAACTCGAGGGCGGCACGCCCCTGCCCGAGGAATTGACGGGTCGTGCGAGCGGCACGGCCGAGGAATTGGGAACGCTGTTCGGCAGCGATGCCGCCGATCATTTCGCCGATGGGTTCCGCGGCGGGAGCAACGACGACCCCGGATCGGACATTCCGAGGGACGACAGTACGAGGCCGGATGCGGAAGAGGATGTGACGGCGGTGTGACGCCTCGTGTCCGGCTCATTCCTGCCGCAATCGCTCGAGCCGTACGCGAACGCGCGGGACCACTCGGCGAGGATGTTTGCCCGCCCCGTGTCTCCTCACATCTTCGATGCTGCGGGACGACCAGACGAACCCTTCACGCGGAGCTTCCCCGCGCTCAGATCCTCGCGCGTGAGCCGGGCCGCGTTGGCGGCCGCCGGCGTTGCCGGCGCGCAGATCGCGGAATACGTGAACGCTCAAACCCAAGCAAGCGGCCGGCGGCGCTCGGGACCGCCGATCGGTTGTCGACGACCGGGGTGCAGGTGACGTTCTAGGCGAGGCCGACGGCCGGGCAGTTACCGGATCACATAAACGGCGTTCGCCTCGCTGGCCACGGCCAGTGTCGTTCCCGCGCTGTCGAAGGCCACGCGCCGGAGCGTGCCCGACGCGGTGTACTGGGCCACGAGCCGCCGCAGCACGCGGTCGAACACCAGGACCTTCCCGTCGGACGGCTCGCTGACCGCGATGTAGTACCCGTGGGGGCTCACCTGCAGGCCGAAGGCCGAGTTGAGCGCGATCTGCGACGTGACGGCGCCCGACGCGACGTTCACCACGTCGAGCGCCCCCTCGTCCACGGCGACGTAGAGCTCGGTGCCGTCGGGGGAGATGCCGATGTCCTGCAGCGTGCCCGGCACCGAGAGGGAGCGAAGCACCGTAGTGGTCTTCGTGTCAATGTCGGCTATGGTCCCCGCCGACGTGGTGGTGACGTAGAGGTGCGCGCCATCGGGGGAGAGCACCATCCCGTTGGCCGCGGCCGAGCCGACGCCGATCGTGGCCAGGGTGGCGCCGGACCCCGGATCGAGGACGAGCACCGTGCCCGCGTTGGTGCACGCGTAGAGTCGAGTCCCGTCGGGCGAGAGGCGGATGCGGTAGGGCGATACGGCTAACGCGAAGGTCTTCGTCACCGTTCCGTCGGCGACGTCGATGACCGAGATGCTGCTGCCGTTCACGTTGGCCGACCAGGCCGTAGTGCCCGTGGCGTTGAAGATCACCTCGCCGGGGTCGGTGCCCACGGGCACCGATCCGTTTGCGGCGAGGCCCGGGAGCGTGACGCGGGCGAGGGCGGCGCTATCCTGCTCCGTGACGTAGAGGACGTTGTTGGGAGAGACCGTGACGCCGAACGGCCGGCCGGGGATGGTAACCGGCGGCTGGAGCGTTCCCGAGAACGGGTGGTACACCACCACGGGGACGGTGTCGCGCACGGATCCGGCCGCGGCGACCAGATGCGCCACCCCCGATCCGTGTCCCGTGATGACTCCCCTGGCGTTGACCGTGAACACCGTGGGGTCGGTTGAGGTGTAGGCCACCAACGCGTTGGCAAGAACGTTGCCGGCGCTGTCGCGGACCGTGGCGGTGACGCCGGCCGTGACGCCCGCGGCGAGGTCCACGCTGTCGCGGTCGAGCTGGAGGCTGGCCGGTGTGGGCGGCGCAATGACCGTGACCGTGGCCGACGCCTGTTCGGATCCGCTCTGCGCCATGATGGTGGCCGTGCCCGGGGCGACGGCGGTGACCAGCCCGCCTGCGGTCGTGGTGGCGACTGCCGGGTTGCCGGACGAGAACGTGATGGCGGCGCCGGTGAGCTGAGCGCCCGACGCCGAGAGCGCGACCCCGGTGAACTGCTCGGTGGCGCCCACGAGGAGGCTGGCGCTGGCCGGCGAGATCTGGATCGAAGTGACGCCGAGGGCCGTGCCGTCCACGGTCGCGCCGCCGCTGCAACCGGCGGTGGCGGTGAGAACGGCGAGTGCGACGATCCATCGTTGCATGCGTACCTCCCGGCTATCGGTGATTTCGAATGCAATTTTGGCGTTGGTCGCGGGAGGCGCAAGCGGGCAGCCGTGACCGGGCTCACCACACGTTCGGGCCCCTTGCCATTCATTACACCATAGGGTATAATGTTTGCCATGGATCAACTGACCAACGTCCTCACGGCCATTTCTCACCCTTCCCGGCGGGCGATCATCGGGCAGCTCTCCCATGGCCCTGCCCGGTTCCTCGACGTGGCCGATCAGTTCGACACCGCGCTCAACTCGGTGACCAAGCACCTGAAGTTGTTGGAGCGGGCCGGGCTGATCGAGCGCGAGAAGCGAGGGCGCGAGGTCATCATCTCACTTCGCGCTGAGCCACTCAGGGAGGTCGCGGGATGGGTGCACGAGTACGAGCGGTTCTGGAACGAGCATCTCGATCAGTTCGAGCAACACTTCAAACGCAAGAAGGCGAAAAAGGAGAAGCGGACATGAGCGACGCGAAGAAGACCCTGGAGATCAAGATCGAGCGCACCATCCCCGCCCCGCCGAGCGAGGTGTACGACGCATGGCTCAATCCCGAGGTGCCGGGCACGCCCTGGCACGAGTCCACCAAGCTGATTCTCAACCCGGCGGTGGACGGGATGTTCTACTGGCGTTTCAAGGAGACGCCGCATTTCGGCCGGTTCACCGAGTTGAAGCGGGGAGCGCGCATTCAGCATACATGGATGTCCCCGAACACCATGGGCGTGGAGTCCACGGTCACCGTGACGTTCCAGAAGAAGGGGGACGACACCCTGATGACGCTTGTGCATTCCGGCCTTCCGGACAACGACAAGGCGAGGGGGCACGAGGGCGGCTGGAACTACTTCATGGGGAACTTCACGAGCCAGTTCGAGGGAGCGGCGGGGAAGAAAGCGTAACGGCGAATCCGGCCGCCGCGCCGGCAATGCGGCGGCGGACAGCGGCCCCTCACCCTTTCCGTGGGCCGACGAGACTACGCGTCCGCCCTCGTGGGCAGCTCGACGACGAACACGCTGCCATGGGGCTCCCCGCCTTCCACGCGGATGGAGCCCCCGTGCGCTTTGACGGCAAGCGCGCAGAACGCCAGCCCCAGCCCCGCCGAGTGCGCGCCGCGGTCCGAGGCGATGCCGGACGCCGAATAGCGTTCGAACAGGCGGGCGCGCACGTCCACC
The Gemmatimonadaceae bacterium DNA segment above includes these coding regions:
- a CDS encoding Ig-like domain-containing protein, whose amino-acid sequence is MQRWIVALAVLTATAGCSGGATVDGTALGVTSIQISPASASLLVGATEQFTGVALSASGAQLTGAAITFSSGNPAVATTTAGGLVTAVAPGTATIMAQSGSEQASATVTVIAPPTPASLQLDRDSVDLAAGVTAGVTATVRDSAGNVLANALVAYTSTDPTVFTVNARGVITGHGSGVAHLVAAAGSVRDTVPVVVYHPFSGTLQPPVTIPGRPFGVTVSPNNVLYVTEQDSAALARVTLPGLAANGSVPVGTDPGEVIFNATGTTAWSANVNGSSISVIDVADGTVTKTFALAVSPYRIRLSPDGTRLYACTNAGTVLVLDPGSGATLATIGVGSAAANGMVLSPDGAHLYVTTTSAGTIADIDTKTTTVLRSLSVPGTLQDIGISPDGTELYVAVDEGALDVVNVASGAVTSQIALNSAFGLQVSPHGYYIAVSEPSDGKVLVFDRVLRRLVAQYTASGTLRRVAFDSAGTTLAVASEANAVYVIR
- a CDS encoding metalloregulator ArsR/SmtB family transcription factor; translation: MDQLTNVLTAISHPSRRAIIGQLSHGPARFLDVADQFDTALNSVTKHLKLLERAGLIEREKRGREVIISLRAEPLREVAGWVHEYERFWNEHLDQFEQHFKRKKAKKEKRT
- a CDS encoding SRPBCC domain-containing protein, which translates into the protein MSDAKKTLEIKIERTIPAPPSEVYDAWLNPEVPGTPWHESTKLILNPAVDGMFYWRFKETPHFGRFTELKRGARIQHTWMSPNTMGVESTVTVTFQKKGDDTLMTLVHSGLPDNDKARGHEGGWNYFMGNFTSQFEGAAGKKA